A region from the Pseudomonas promysalinigenes genome encodes:
- a CDS encoding cobalamin B12-binding domain-containing protein, with the protein MIAERFCLLATVESDSHMWNLVYLQLWLAERGWQVLNLGCCTPVQAVLDALDHHRHPHLLVISSVNGHGYSQGLALIRTLRQRHPHLHVVIGGKLTTSQAHTQKVGAELLAAGFDAVFTQADALDTFDRHLQKLNQHQHPLLLGTGTVPNWF; encoded by the coding sequence ATGATAGCCGAACGCTTTTGCCTACTGGCAACAGTCGAGTCCGACTCGCACATGTGGAACTTGGTCTACCTGCAATTGTGGCTGGCCGAGCGCGGTTGGCAGGTGCTCAACCTGGGCTGCTGCACGCCAGTGCAGGCCGTGCTAGACGCTCTCGACCATCATCGCCACCCGCACCTGCTAGTGATCAGCAGCGTCAATGGCCATGGCTATTCCCAAGGACTGGCACTGATTCGCACGTTGCGCCAGCGTCACCCCCACTTACACGTAGTGATTGGCGGCAAGTTGACCACAAGCCAAGCGCACACCCAAAAGGTAGGCGCCGAGTTGCTGGCCGCAGGCTTCGACGCGGTATTCACTCAAGCGGACGCGCTCGATACGTTCGACCGTCACCTGCAAAAGCTGAACCAGCACCAGCATCCACTGTTGCTCGGGACAGGCACCGTGCCGAACTGGTTCTGA
- a CDS encoding asparagine synthetase A codes for MEHFQRQIAAFDHPHVEAIAIIRGHTLLALQRFLLERNFRQLLPILLSPITDPLNHAVDPAEIQYHQHRLKLTASMIFHKQLALTARGHEQVFIVAPNIRLEKPEVENSPRHLLEFSQFDFEIRGGTMQQAMLLVEQMVKHTLDEVQKHCATQLAQLGRNLPRYETAFPIYTTDELRAAHGDDFEQFMSEKAHTPFFITNHRREFYDRETPGKRGHYNNYDLVWPEGYGEALSGGEREYEHGQILLRMQELGMDLTPFGNYLEAARRGLLPPSAGGGLGIERLLRFICGTRHIRDVALFDRSVGSNFLF; via the coding sequence ATGGAACACTTTCAGCGCCAGATCGCCGCATTTGATCATCCCCACGTCGAGGCCATTGCTATCATCCGTGGCCACACATTGCTTGCCCTGCAACGTTTTTTGCTGGAGCGCAACTTCCGGCAGTTGTTACCAATTCTCTTGTCGCCTATAACCGACCCGCTCAACCATGCGGTGGACCCTGCTGAGATTCAGTACCACCAGCACCGCCTCAAACTTACCGCCAGCATGATCTTCCACAAGCAGCTTGCCCTCACCGCTCGCGGCCACGAACAGGTCTTCATCGTGGCGCCGAATATTCGGCTGGAAAAACCCGAGGTGGAAAACTCGCCGCGCCATCTTCTGGAGTTCTCACAGTTCGATTTCGAAATCCGGGGAGGCACCATGCAACAGGCCATGCTACTGGTCGAACAAATGGTCAAGCACACCTTGGACGAGGTGCAAAAACACTGCGCCACGCAACTGGCCCAGTTGGGCCGTAACCTACCGCGCTACGAAACCGCCTTCCCGATTTACACCACAGATGAACTGAGGGCCGCCCACGGCGATGACTTCGAGCAGTTCATGTCGGAGAAGGCACACACGCCGTTCTTCATCACCAATCATCGACGTGAGTTCTACGACCGCGAGACGCCAGGTAAACGCGGCCACTACAACAACTACGACCTGGTCTGGCCCGAGGGTTACGGCGAAGCACTGTCAGGCGGCGAGCGTGAATACGAGCACGGGCAGATTCTTCTTCGCATGCAGGAACTGGGCATGGACCTAACTCCTTTTGGCAACTACTTGGAAGCTGCCCGGCGCGGACTGCTGCCCCCCAGCGCCGGGGGTGGCCTTGGCATCGAAAGGTTGCTGCGCTTCATCTGTGGTACACGCCATATCCGAGATGTGGCGCTGTTCGACCGCAGCGTTGGCAGCAACTTCTTGTTCTGA
- a CDS encoding MFS transporter, which yields MTAHPSTLRAGFGRADYKTLGLAALGGALEIYDFIIFVFFALVLSELFFPPHMPEWLRLVQSFGIFVAGYLARPLGGILLAHFADRLGRKRVFSLSILMMAVPCLVMGLMPTYAQIGYWAPMLLLALRILQGAAVGGEVPSAWVFIAEHAPASHRGFALGMLQAGLTFGYLLGALTAAWMAWVYTPEQILDHGWRVPFILGGVFGLVGVWLRRWLSETPVFVAMQERRATEVELPIRTVLREHRKAIPAALLLTCLLTSAVVVLVVITPTVMQKRFGLPPEQTFTLSSLGIVCLNIGCVLAGIMADRFGAWRALLIHSALLPVGVLALYSCLILGIPFVGWAYALAGLCCGVVAVVPSIMVRLFPAHIRVSGISVTYNIAYALWATATPVLLIALMHWNAWSIVAFSAVVGGGGCYCAKAFGRADVAAAVASDTAAGH from the coding sequence ATGACGGCTCATCCCTCGACTCTGCGCGCCGGATTTGGCCGCGCCGACTATAAAACCTTGGGCCTGGCAGCCTTGGGAGGCGCGCTGGAGATATACGATTTCATCATTTTCGTATTCTTCGCTTTGGTGCTCAGCGAGCTGTTTTTCCCTCCACACATGCCAGAATGGCTGCGTTTGGTGCAAAGCTTTGGCATCTTTGTGGCAGGCTATCTGGCGCGCCCACTGGGCGGCATCTTATTGGCACACTTTGCCGATCGCCTGGGGCGCAAGCGGGTGTTCAGCCTAAGCATCCTGATGATGGCTGTGCCTTGCCTTGTAATGGGGCTGATGCCGACCTACGCGCAAATCGGCTATTGGGCTCCAATGCTGCTGTTGGCCCTGCGCATCCTGCAAGGCGCTGCAGTAGGCGGAGAGGTCCCTAGCGCGTGGGTATTCATAGCCGAGCATGCACCGGCCAGTCACCGGGGTTTCGCATTGGGTATGCTGCAAGCAGGGCTAACTTTTGGCTACTTGCTTGGGGCGCTGACCGCCGCTTGGATGGCGTGGGTCTACACCCCAGAGCAGATTCTCGATCATGGCTGGCGGGTACCCTTCATCCTGGGTGGGGTGTTTGGTCTTGTCGGGGTATGGCTACGCCGCTGGCTGAGTGAGACGCCCGTGTTCGTCGCCATGCAGGAGCGACGTGCGACCGAGGTAGAGTTACCAATACGCACGGTGCTACGCGAGCATCGCAAGGCGATCCCTGCAGCGCTCCTACTGACCTGTCTACTGACCTCGGCGGTGGTGGTGCTGGTAGTCATCACGCCGACGGTCATGCAAAAGCGCTTTGGGCTGCCACCCGAGCAAACCTTCACACTCAGCAGCTTAGGCATCGTCTGTCTAAACATTGGTTGCGTGCTGGCCGGAATCATGGCTGACCGTTTCGGTGCCTGGCGGGCGTTGTTAATCCACAGCGCACTGTTGCCGGTAGGCGTGCTGGCTTTGTACAGCTGCCTGATCCTAGGGATCCCATTCGTGGGCTGGGCTTACGCGCTGGCTGGCCTTTGCTGCGGGGTCGTCGCAGTGGTGCCGTCGATCATGGTCAGGCTGTTCCCTGCGCATATTCGTGTGTCCGGTATTTCAGTGACCTACAACATCGCCTACGCACTTTGGGCCACCGCCACGCCTGTATTACTGATCGCTTTGATGCATTGGAACGCGTGGTCAATCGTGGCGTTCAGCGCAGTGGTGGGTGGGGGCGGGTGCTATTGCGCAAAGGCCTTCGGTCGCGCGGATGTAGCGGCTGCGGTGGCCAGTGATACGGCCGCAGGTCATTGA
- a CDS encoding ATP-grasp domain-containing protein, with protein sequence MHIVIVNRWPRFKDSQRWDNELTRYEEFFDHHAHRISYVVDGPGSLGVLTPRAHIAHLVQVEDVNQYSQLLAAVSEVVERVGPVDLLIALSEFTLEIAAKVRKTLNIPGQGPEQVAVYRDKARMKQIVRQCGIPVPAFIRCESIEHTLAFAEQVGYPLIVKPVDGAASMGVARVDSAEQLRAALQDLDLQRYEVETFINGQVYHVDGYTDAAGQIPFQAVSRYLNSCLDFAHGHPLGSVLLQRSPLRTRIETFSRQCSQALGLYDTAFHLELFVCPDESLVFLEVGARVGGSEVPHLINKVFGVNLYEHWLKHLVGGATELPAPQGDPSGGWLIIPKPQRVPSKVLKAPSQRGQVASLWRELLPQPGQILDAGGGYDSLQGGRFIFTGLSQPEIERDIQHVIDHYRLEVKPI encoded by the coding sequence ATGCATATCGTGATCGTCAACCGCTGGCCTCGCTTCAAAGACAGTCAGCGCTGGGACAACGAACTTACCCGTTACGAAGAATTCTTTGATCATCACGCTCATCGCATCAGCTACGTGGTTGATGGCCCTGGTAGCCTCGGCGTACTGACCCCTCGCGCGCACATCGCCCATCTTGTGCAGGTCGAGGACGTCAACCAGTACTCACAACTGCTGGCCGCTGTAAGCGAAGTGGTCGAGCGGGTCGGGCCGGTCGATCTTCTGATCGCTCTCTCCGAGTTCACTCTGGAGATTGCCGCCAAGGTGCGTAAGACACTGAACATTCCCGGCCAAGGTCCTGAACAAGTAGCGGTCTACCGCGATAAAGCACGCATGAAGCAGATCGTGCGCCAGTGCGGGATACCAGTCCCAGCCTTCATTCGCTGTGAAAGCATCGAGCACACCCTGGCTTTCGCTGAGCAGGTCGGCTACCCGCTCATCGTTAAGCCCGTCGATGGTGCCGCCAGCATGGGTGTGGCACGTGTCGACAGCGCTGAGCAATTACGTGCTGCATTGCAGGATTTAGATCTGCAGCGCTACGAAGTCGAAACCTTCATCAACGGCCAGGTGTACCACGTCGACGGTTACACCGATGCCGCAGGCCAGATACCGTTCCAGGCAGTATCTCGATACCTGAATAGTTGCCTGGATTTCGCCCACGGCCACCCGCTGGGTTCGGTACTTTTGCAACGCTCGCCTTTGCGCACCCGTATCGAGACCTTCAGCCGCCAGTGCTCGCAAGCGCTGGGGCTGTATGACACAGCCTTCCATCTGGAGCTTTTCGTGTGCCCCGATGAAAGCCTGGTGTTTCTCGAAGTCGGGGCACGAGTGGGCGGCAGTGAAGTACCGCACCTCATCAATAAGGTGTTCGGTGTCAACCTTTACGAGCACTGGCTAAAACACCTTGTAGGTGGTGCTACCGAGCTTCCCGCACCTCAAGGCGATCCCAGCGGTGGTTGGCTGATCATCCCTAAACCCCAGCGAGTGCCGAGTAAAGTACTCAAGGCACCTTCGCAACGCGGCCAGGTAGCCTCACTTTGGCGCGAGCTGCTTCCTCAACCTGGCCAGATATTGGACGCCGGCGGCGGCTACGACTCCCTGCAAGGCGGGCGCTTCATCTTTACCGGCCTGAGCCAGCCCGAGATCGAGCGAGATATACAACACGTCATCGACCACTACCGCCTAGAGGTGAAACCGATATGA
- a CDS encoding ATP-grasp domain-containing protein has translation MTNHCIDPIQRPIVLVDAYSTGAILARALAEHRPLLHVASRRGMPPAFAASCPEHLFIAHYNLHDGNFDYLCQALAAQQPSAVLTGSEFGIELADSLAAALGLSGNDPMLSTARRNKAQMAERVAAAGLPVADQLRTGNAEQACQWFQARGSNCVVVKPLDSAGSDQVFICKNISQVREAANAILGNVNLMMCPNNELLVQTFLEGDEYVINTVSHEGQHWLTDAWRCSKTLSREGRKIYDSEYLMHQDDPCLATLVDYVEGVLDALAITEGPAHTEVILTSQGPRLLETGARLSGLANPTALRAATGADQVGLTVQACLNPGRLSRHPRRYQRLQAACTLNLIARSQRVFEVSRVSAQLNSLASFNSARWRLADGRTLMPTIDLNSSPGAVFLVHPDPERIEQDHGAWRVWEQHWL, from the coding sequence ATGACAAACCATTGCATTGACCCCATCCAACGCCCAATCGTGCTCGTGGATGCCTACTCCACTGGTGCCATCCTCGCGCGCGCCCTGGCCGAACATCGACCGCTGTTGCACGTGGCGTCGCGGCGTGGGATGCCGCCCGCGTTCGCAGCCAGTTGCCCAGAGCATTTATTCATCGCGCACTATAACCTGCACGATGGGAACTTCGATTATCTGTGCCAGGCTTTGGCCGCCCAGCAGCCGAGCGCCGTGCTAACCGGCAGCGAGTTCGGCATCGAGCTTGCCGACAGCCTTGCCGCAGCCTTAGGCCTATCAGGTAACGACCCAATGTTGTCCACCGCTCGGCGCAACAAAGCGCAGATGGCAGAACGAGTCGCCGCTGCCGGTCTACCAGTAGCGGATCAACTGCGTACGGGCAATGCCGAACAGGCCTGCCAATGGTTCCAGGCACGTGGTTCGAACTGCGTAGTCGTAAAGCCCCTGGACAGTGCCGGCTCCGATCAGGTGTTCATCTGCAAGAACATCAGCCAAGTTCGCGAGGCTGCGAATGCTATCCTCGGTAACGTCAACCTGATGATGTGCCCAAACAATGAGCTGCTCGTGCAAACCTTCCTCGAAGGCGATGAATACGTAATCAACACCGTCAGCCACGAAGGCCAGCACTGGCTGACTGATGCCTGGCGGTGCAGCAAGACACTAAGTCGCGAGGGACGCAAGATCTACGATAGCGAATACCTGATGCATCAGGATGATCCTTGCCTGGCGACACTGGTTGACTATGTGGAGGGGGTGCTCGATGCCCTGGCCATCACCGAGGGCCCTGCCCACACTGAGGTCATCCTGACCAGCCAGGGGCCACGCTTACTTGAGACTGGCGCACGCCTTTCAGGTCTGGCCAACCCCACCGCGCTGCGTGCAGCTACCGGCGCGGACCAGGTCGGGCTGACAGTGCAAGCTTGCCTCAACCCAGGCCGCCTGAGCCGGCACCCCCGCCGTTATCAGCGGCTGCAAGCAGCTTGCACGTTGAACCTGATCGCCCGCAGCCAGCGCGTGTTTGAGGTAAGTCGAGTGTCGGCTCAGCTGAACTCATTGGCATCGTTCAACAGCGCCCGGTGGCGCCTTGCGGACGGTCGTACGTTGATGCCGACAATCGACCTGAACAGTTCACCCGGTGCCGTGTTCCTGGTACACCCAGACCCGGAACGCATTGAGCAGGACCATGGCGCCTGGCGGGTTTGGGAGCAGCACTGGCTTTAA
- a CDS encoding OprD family outer membrane porin, with translation MYQRLLFCLALGGPVLAWADSDLLEGSHLDVNLRHFYSNQHTRQNTYLAVRKDGVLTPTRLRESWVQGLMLNYASGYTSGVLGIGLDASLYSAVNLQRGHGRVANGGDRVLVDSGGDAAPTWSRLGIGAVRLRLADTTLRVGRQRTENPMLRYKDNRALPSSFEGVALSNLQLAGIKLEAGRFERAIPRTGSGSERLTTTFGDRGVNADSLQYVGVSYAGAISASAYASRFADTWQQTYLGLSSTLGDQNTLAVRNALHYYRTRDIGQQKLGYIDNQAYSLATTVFHHGHGLTLAWQQIEGDEYFDYVWESSSNFMANSLYSDYNGPNERSWQLRYDLDAARYGMPGLTIGVWHARGWGIDGSHYRGGRNGRHAGYAVQGLDGAGHEENGLVMSYVVQSGILKKTAVRTLVYNHRAHGGQIDGSYDEVRLVINLPIQIW, from the coding sequence ATGTATCAGCGCTTATTATTCTGCTTGGCCCTGGGAGGGCCAGTTTTGGCCTGGGCGGACTCCGACCTACTGGAGGGCAGTCATCTTGATGTAAATCTCAGGCACTTCTATTCCAACCAGCACACACGACAAAATACCTACCTCGCTGTGCGCAAGGACGGTGTGCTGACACCCACCCGCCTGCGCGAGAGCTGGGTACAAGGATTGATGCTCAATTATGCATCCGGCTATACATCAGGTGTTCTGGGCATTGGCTTGGACGCGTCTTTGTACAGTGCCGTGAACCTTCAGCGAGGACATGGCCGGGTCGCCAACGGCGGTGATCGGGTACTCGTGGACAGTGGCGGTGACGCGGCCCCAACGTGGAGCCGCCTGGGTATCGGAGCGGTGCGCCTGCGACTGGCAGACACAACGCTGCGTGTAGGGCGTCAGCGAACCGAGAACCCGATGCTGCGCTACAAGGATAACCGCGCATTGCCATCGAGCTTCGAAGGAGTGGCCTTGAGCAACCTGCAACTGGCTGGTATCAAGCTCGAAGCCGGGCGCTTCGAGCGGGCAATCCCACGCACCGGAAGTGGTAGCGAACGACTGACCACTACCTTTGGGGATCGCGGCGTGAATGCCGATTCGTTGCAGTATGTCGGCGTCAGCTATGCAGGGGCGATCTCGGCCAGTGCTTACGCATCGCGGTTTGCCGATACCTGGCAGCAGACCTATTTGGGCCTATCGAGCACCCTCGGCGATCAAAACACGCTGGCTGTGCGTAATGCTCTGCACTACTACCGCACACGGGATATAGGGCAGCAGAAACTTGGATACATTGATAATCAGGCCTACAGCCTGGCTACCACTGTGTTTCATCATGGGCATGGTTTAACCCTGGCTTGGCAACAGATTGAAGGCGACGAGTACTTCGATTATGTCTGGGAATCGAGCAGCAACTTCATGGCCAACTCGCTGTACTCCGATTATAACGGCCCCAATGAGCGCTCGTGGCAACTGCGCTACGACCTCGATGCAGCACGTTACGGGATGCCGGGCCTGACGATAGGGGTGTGGCATGCCCGGGGTTGGGGAATCGACGGTAGCCACTATCGTGGTGGACGCAATGGGCGCCATGCAGGCTATGCAGTGCAAGGTCTGGATGGCGCAGGGCACGAGGAAAACGGTTTAGTAATGAGCTACGTCGTCCAATCCGGCATTCTGAAAAAGACTGCTGTTCGCACCCTTGTTTATAACCATCGTGCTCACGGTGGACAAATTGATGGCAGTTACGATGAGGTACGCCTAGTCATAAACTTACCCATCCAGATTTGGTGA
- a CDS encoding ABC transporter ATP-binding protein, which produces MFRVFERWLDPFPPDEVPPPPAGLLRFLWACTRGARGYILALALFSAGVSIYEAWLFSFLGQVVDLLSNWQVGGGVSAEERRVLWGVGLLLVASIALVGLRTLMQHQVLAINLPLRLRWDFHRLMLRQSLSFFSDEFSGRVTTKVMQTALAVREVLFTVIEILPGIGVYFIAIIALAGGFAAKLMLPFIAWLGLFGLAMLYFVPRLGKVGQEQAHARSSMTGRVSDAYTNITTVKLFSHSKREAHFARAAMEDFKQTGFRQMRLVSQFEIVNQALVVGLIFGAGGYALWLWHQGQVGTGAVAAITAMALRINGMSHWIMWQMTSLFENIGTVQDGMATLTRGPKVQDAPNAGVLQTRGGAVTFDNVSFNYNGERQVLDGLSLTIAPGEKVGLVGRSGAGKSTLINLLLRFYDVDHGQILIDGQNIAQVTQDSLRSAIGMVTQDTSLLHRSIRDNIAYGRPDASEEQVRRAAINAQADGFIRQLSDRDGHSGYDTLVGERGIKLSGGQRQRIAIARVMLKNAPILLLDEATSALDSEVEVAIQESLDEMMQGKTVIAIAHRLSTIAAMDRLIVMDEGRIIEQGTHSELLARNGTYARLWQHQSGGFLGEEQGMAEVLE; this is translated from the coding sequence ATGTTTCGCGTCTTTGAACGCTGGCTCGACCCATTTCCACCGGACGAGGTGCCCCCACCCCCGGCTGGCCTGCTGCGCTTTCTGTGGGCCTGCACCCGCGGTGCCCGTGGCTATATCCTGGCGCTGGCGCTGTTCAGCGCAGGGGTGTCGATATACGAAGCCTGGCTGTTTTCCTTCCTTGGCCAAGTGGTCGACCTGCTGTCGAACTGGCAGGTGGGCGGCGGCGTGAGCGCCGAGGAGCGCCGCGTACTATGGGGGGTGGGGCTGCTGCTGGTGGCCAGTATTGCCTTGGTCGGCTTGCGTACGCTCATGCAGCACCAGGTGCTGGCGATCAACTTACCCCTGCGTCTGCGTTGGGACTTCCATCGGCTGATGCTGCGCCAGAGCCTGTCGTTCTTCTCCGACGAATTTTCCGGTCGAGTCACCACCAAGGTGATGCAAACCGCGTTGGCCGTGCGCGAGGTGTTGTTCACGGTCATCGAAATCCTGCCGGGCATCGGCGTGTACTTCATTGCAATCATCGCCCTGGCAGGCGGCTTCGCCGCCAAGCTGATGCTACCGTTCATTGCCTGGCTCGGCCTGTTCGGCCTGGCGATGCTGTATTTCGTCCCTCGCCTTGGCAAGGTCGGCCAGGAACAGGCCCACGCCCGTTCCTCGATGACCGGCCGGGTTTCCGACGCCTATACCAACATCACCACTGTGAAGCTGTTCTCCCACTCAAAGCGCGAAGCACACTTTGCCCGCGCGGCAATGGAAGACTTCAAGCAAACCGGTTTTCGCCAGATGCGCCTGGTCAGCCAGTTCGAAATCGTCAACCAGGCGTTGGTGGTCGGGCTGATTTTCGGCGCCGGCGGCTACGCGCTTTGGCTATGGCATCAGGGCCAAGTAGGCACCGGCGCGGTCGCCGCGATCACCGCCATGGCCCTGCGCATCAATGGCATGTCGCATTGGATCATGTGGCAAATGACCTCACTGTTCGAAAACATCGGCACAGTGCAGGACGGCATGGCCACCCTCACCCGCGGCCCCAAGGTGCAGGACGCACCGAACGCTGGTGTGCTGCAAACCCGCGGCGGTGCGGTGACGTTCGACAACGTCAGCTTCAACTACAACGGCGAGCGCCAGGTACTCGATGGCTTGAGCCTGACCATCGCCCCTGGCGAAAAAGTCGGCCTGGTGGGCCGCTCCGGTGCAGGCAAGTCGACGCTCATAAACCTGCTGCTGCGCTTCTATGATGTGGACCACGGCCAAATCCTGATCGATGGGCAGAACATTGCCCAGGTCACCCAGGACAGCCTGCGCAGCGCTATCGGCATGGTGACCCAGGATACTTCGCTGCTTCACCGCTCGATTCGCGACAACATCGCCTATGGCCGCCCGGATGCCAGTGAGGAGCAGGTCCGGCGCGCCGCCATCAACGCCCAGGCCGATGGCTTCATTCGCCAACTCAGCGACCGGGACGGCCACAGCGGTTATGACACGCTGGTGGGCGAGCGCGGCATCAAGCTCTCCGGTGGCCAGCGGCAACGCATCGCCATCGCCAGGGTGATGCTCAAGAACGCCCCGATCCTGCTGCTGGACGAAGCTACCAGCGCGCTGGACTCTGAAGTGGAGGTCGCCATTCAGGAGAGCCTGGACGAGATGATGCAGGGCAAGACGGTGATCGCCATCGCCCACCGGCTGTCCACCATCGCCGCCATGGACCGGTTGATCGTCATGGACGAGGGGCGAATCATCGAGCAAGGCACCCACAGCGAGCTGCTGGCCAGGAACGGCACCTATGCAAGGCTCTGGCAGCACCAGAGCGGCGGGTTCTTGGGTGAGGAACAGGGAATGGCCGAGGTGTTGGAGTGA
- a CDS encoding LLM class flavin-dependent oxidoreductase, whose product MTSLRIHWCSPLDSGQHKACEKYDTGRLDFAGIVDFAQEAEALGIDSLLMGISYHMPDPLPMIGALVRETGSVKFILAYRPGLLHPTLFAQVVNTISWMADKRIALNIVAGISPDEQAFYGDFEEHDRRYARSCEFIDVLKRFWSGEQPLSHHGDFYRLKNAQLGLPYKDHERPRLYLSGGSAIARQVAISRSDCWLRYGDTPEGIAAASHDVLQAGCSVGIRMHVLARETRNEALAAVKGMMADPDQQHHEWVRQFVARCDSEAVKTSFRLAESASDDWLSPMLWSGAVPYRGGPALCVVGSYEDVANYLLEYKKVGVSEFIFSGWPTRDEMRRFCQHVLPRLRELEAALERQRESTR is encoded by the coding sequence ATGACTTCATTACGCATTCATTGGTGCTCGCCCCTGGACAGCGGCCAGCATAAAGCCTGCGAAAAGTATGACACCGGGCGCCTGGACTTTGCCGGTATCGTCGACTTCGCCCAGGAAGCCGAAGCATTGGGCATCGACTCGTTGCTGATGGGCATTAGCTACCACATGCCCGACCCGCTCCCGATGATCGGCGCGCTGGTGCGCGAAACCGGCAGCGTCAAATTCATCCTCGCTTATCGGCCAGGCCTTCTGCACCCTACCTTATTCGCCCAGGTGGTCAACACGATTTCATGGATGGCCGACAAGCGCATCGCGCTGAACATCGTGGCTGGCATTTCCCCCGACGAACAGGCCTTCTACGGTGATTTCGAAGAACATGACCGACGCTATGCCCGCAGCTGCGAATTCATTGATGTCCTAAAGCGCTTCTGGAGTGGCGAACAACCGTTGAGTCACCATGGCGACTTTTACCGCTTGAAGAATGCTCAATTGGGCTTGCCTTACAAAGACCACGAGCGCCCTCGCCTTTACCTGAGCGGCGGGTCCGCCATCGCCCGGCAAGTGGCCATCAGCCGCAGCGATTGTTGGCTGCGATACGGCGATACCCCCGAAGGGATCGCGGCCGCGTCGCACGACGTGCTGCAAGCCGGTTGCTCGGTGGGTATCCGCATGCACGTACTGGCGCGCGAGACCCGCAACGAAGCACTGGCAGCGGTAAAAGGGATGATGGCGGACCCAGACCAGCAGCATCATGAATGGGTTCGACAGTTTGTCGCGCGCTGCGATTCCGAGGCAGTCAAGACATCTTTTCGCCTTGCCGAAAGTGCCAGCGACGATTGGCTATCGCCAATGCTCTGGTCCGGCGCTGTGCCCTATCGGGGCGGGCCGGCACTGTGCGTAGTCGGCAGCTACGAGGACGTAGCCAACTACCTGCTGGAATACAAGAAGGTTGGGGTCAGCGAGTTCATCTTCTCGGGCTGGCCGACTCGTGACGAAATGCGCCGCTTCTGCCAACACGTCCTGCCGCGACTGCGTGAACTGGAAGCAGCGTTAGAGCGCCAGCGTGAGTCAACACGATGA
- a CDS encoding methylaspartate mutase, whose protein sequence is MPPLSSSHFQSFIERARARGQLVVQPRMGFGDITSMRLGLQAVSRHPGALGTITLDSYTRVGDYQGAQRCLNNGSPLNGFPIINHPPDALRNMLNGLHGKDFPIQVRHGTAKPQSIFKRMTAVGLEATEGGPVSYCMPYSRMPLRHAVDAWTQSCQLLAEGCAHGHIESFGGCLLGQLCPPSMLLTVGLLEALFFRQHGIRSVSISYTQGTSVAQDQGALRALRLLAAELLGDIHWHVVVYTYMGVFPKTVHGARRLIADSVTLAKATGCERLIVKTVAEARQIPTIRDNLRALKLASVTAARSNPSLEPTSQSHYEEILIETRQLLNAVFNLRGDIGPALVQAFARGLLDIPYCLHPDNGGRARTLIDDQGALRWASCGRLPLASHNRRMTQVRADQLSQMLNYMVNRYDKPLH, encoded by the coding sequence ATGCCGCCTCTTTCCAGCAGCCATTTTCAATCATTCATCGAACGCGCCCGTGCGCGCGGACAGTTGGTGGTGCAACCGCGAATGGGCTTCGGTGATATCACGAGTATGCGTTTAGGGCTCCAAGCCGTATCACGCCATCCGGGCGCGCTGGGCACCATTACCCTGGACAGCTACACGCGGGTCGGCGACTACCAAGGCGCGCAGCGCTGTCTGAACAATGGCAGCCCCCTTAACGGATTCCCCATTATCAACCACCCGCCCGATGCCCTGCGCAACATGCTCAACGGGTTGCACGGCAAGGATTTTCCTATCCAGGTTCGCCATGGCACCGCCAAGCCGCAGAGCATTTTCAAGCGTATGACTGCCGTAGGCCTGGAAGCCACGGAAGGTGGGCCGGTGTCTTACTGCATGCCCTACAGCCGCATGCCGCTGCGCCATGCTGTGGACGCCTGGACGCAAAGCTGCCAGTTGCTTGCCGAAGGCTGCGCTCACGGGCACATCGAAAGTTTTGGCGGCTGCCTGCTCGGCCAGCTGTGCCCGCCTTCTATGCTGCTGACGGTGGGGCTGCTGGAAGCCCTTTTCTTCCGTCAGCACGGCATCCGCAGCGTGTCCATCAGTTATACCCAGGGCACCAGCGTAGCCCAAGACCAGGGCGCCTTGCGTGCTTTGCGCTTATTGGCAGCGGAGTTACTGGGCGATATCCACTGGCATGTGGTGGTGTACACCTACATGGGCGTCTTTCCAAAAACCGTGCACGGCGCGAGGCGGCTAATCGCTGACAGCGTGACACTGGCCAAGGCTACTGGTTGCGAACGGCTCATCGTCAAGACCGTGGCAGAAGCCCGGCAAATTCCTACGATACGCGACAACCTGCGGGCTCTGAAGCTGGCCAGCGTCACTGCGGCACGCAGCAACCCGTCACTGGAGCCAACCAGTCAGTCCCATTATGAAGAGATCCTGATCGAAACCAGGCAATTGCTCAATGCGGTGTTCAACCTGCGTGGCGACATCGGTCCCGCCCTGGTCCAAGCCTTCGCCCGCGGCCTGCTGGATATCCCCTATTGCCTGCACCCAGACAATGGCGGGCGTGCTCGCACGCTGATCGATGATCAAGGCGCATTGCGCTGGGCCAGCTGCGGCAGACTGCCGCTGGCCAGCCACAACAGGCGTATGACCCAAGTCCGTGCCGATCAGCTATCCCAGATGTTGAATTACATGGTGAATCGCTATGACAAACCATTGCATTGA